The Orcinus orca chromosome 1, mOrcOrc1.1, whole genome shotgun sequence DNA window GCTGCTACGCTCACCTGAAGCACCACAAATGCAATATTCACTTGGATCGCTACAGCTACAAGTCTTCCCAGGGGAACATCCAGTGCTGTGAGTGCCCAGGCCTCGGGGTTGGAGTTGGAGGCCGAGGAAGAGAGTTCTAGCCTGCATTGCCTTAATGTGCTGTGTGACAATGCACAAGCTACTCAACCTCTGTGTTTTTCTCATGTGTCCAGTGGCAGTAGCTGGGCTGTGGAGGAGAGGCAGGAATGGGGGTAGGAGTATGGAGAGGTCCAATAGGGGCTTTGACCCCTTGTGGATCTGGAAGGCTGGCAGACCTCAGCTTAGATCCCTGACCCAccattaactagctgtgtgaccttgaacacgttgcttaacttctctgaacctcctcTGGAAACTCAGGAAGATAACAGTATTCTACTCCATAAAGTCAATTCAAGAACTAAAATAAGAGCAGACACAATGGGCCCTGCAGATGCATGCTCGATAAATTACACAGGCTATCGACGTTACTGTTAATTTTTTCATCATCATTTGTCCTCAGAGCAGCCCAGCCAGGAGGCAGCACCACCCTGGTGATCTCTATTTTGCAAACAAGGAATCTGAGACTAGAGTGAACTGTTTGCTCAGGGTGACACAGATGTAAATGTCGAAACCTGGGCTGTAACCCAGGTCACCTGGCCCCTGGGTTCATGCACAGAGAAAGGTGGCAGGTCCCAGGGCTGGGAGTTGAATGGGCTCATTAGCTGTCACTGTTAATTGAGAACTTAACAATAAAAACAGTAATAGTCAACATTTACTgaccacttactatgtgctgaggGCTTTGCCTTCTTGCTTTaatcttttatatatacatacatatatatatatatatatatattttttttttttcagattcttttcccttataggttattcaaaatattgagtacagttgccagtgctatacagtaggtccaggtcttcttacccccattttacagatcatgAAACTGAAGCACCGTGGTCCTTTCCTCAGAGGCTTTGCGCATGCTGTTCCACCTGCCTGGAACagtcccctcctccaccctgacTTTCGGGAATGGGGGCAAACCCTTCCGATCTCAGCTCAAATGGCTCTTGACACTGAGTCAGATCCCACCCGTTTCCCATCTCGTAGCCCCTGCATTGTTCCTCACTCCCGGGTAGCACAGTTGCTGGCACTCATTTCTGTGGTTCTCTGATATCTGCCCTCCCCAGGGGGGTGTGAACCTCACCTGTCCATTCTGTTCAGTCCTTTCCCCCCAGGGCCTGCCACAGGATAGGTGCTCAACTGTTTTCTGAAGGGATGAATAAACAAAGGAGCAATGGCACACAGGGAGGCCATGGCCCgcgcccaaggtcacagagctagagtCAGAGTAGCTGGCAAGGGTACCAAAAGCCATGAAAGGGCTGAGCTGCCATCAGCGTCTCCCTCCAGGGGCCCTGAGACACCCCTGCCCCAGCTGGGGAAGGGATAGATGCTAAGtgccctcctcctccaccccgCAGCTGACAAGGGGAGCTGGTGTGAGCAGCAGCTGTGCACCTGTGACAAGGAGCTGGCGCTCTGCCTGCAGCGGAACCTGGACACCTACAAGAACCACCTGCGTTACTACTGGCGGCCCAGCTGCAAGGGCCAGACCCCCACGTGCTAGGAGGAGCCCCCTGCACCGTGCCACGCCCCCTACCCCGCTCCTGGCTTCTTGAGCTCCGGAAGTCCTGCAGGACCACTGCCACCCCCTCAGGATCTAACCCCTGAACCAGCCTGGCTTCTTTAAAGCACTCCCTGGAAAAGGGAGGGTCTTggccttcccccacccaccccccaccttgCCTCTTGGACCTTCTAAATCTTCCCAGCCAAGGCAGCAGCTGTCTCCCCTGAGGGTGGAATGGGGTCTTAGGAAAGGCCAAGGCCAGGGAGCCCCC harbors:
- the LOC101271361 gene encoding group IID secretory phospholipase A2, with the protein product MRLASLCMLVVFAGVIPAQGGILDLNKMIRRVTGKRPIFSYFLYGCHCGFGGKGQPKDATDWCCHIHDCCYAHLKHHKCNIHLDRYSYKSSQGNIQCSDKGSWCEQQLCTCDKELALCLQRNLDTYKNHLRYYWRPSCKGQTPTC